A DNA window from Schistocerca gregaria isolate iqSchGreg1 chromosome 2, iqSchGreg1.2, whole genome shotgun sequence contains the following coding sequences:
- the LOC126325469 gene encoding semaphorin-2A isoform X1, protein MAAKLWNLLLVAASVHLVGSVEQLHQDLIHEFSCGHKYYRTFHLDEKRESLYVGALDKVYKLNLTNISLSDCERDSLTLEPTNIANCVSKGKSADFDCKNHIRVIQPMGDGSRLYICGTNAHSPKDWVVYSNLTHLQRHEYVPGIGVGIAKCPFDPEDSSTAVWVENGNPGDLPGLYSGTNAEFTKADTVIFRTDLYNLTTGRREYSFKRTLKYDSKWLDNPNFVGSFDVGEYVLFFFRETAVEYINCGKSVYSRVARVCKKDVGGKNILSQNWATFLKARLNCSIPGEFPFYFNEIQGVYKMPNTDKFFGVFSTSVTGLTGSAICSFTLKDIQEVFSGKFKEQATSSSAWLPVLPSRVPDPRPGECVNDTELLPDTVLNFIRSHPLMDGAVSHEGGKPVFYKRDVLFTQLVVDKLKVNLVGKNMEYIVYYAGTSTGQVYKVVQWYDSGGLPQSLLVDIFDVTPPEPIQALHLSKEYKSLYAASDNIVRQIELVMCHHRYSNCLQCARDPYCGWDRDSNSCKSYTPGLLQDVTNTSANLCEHSVMKKKLIVTWGQSIHLGCFLKVPEVLSSQTISWVHYTKDKGRYPIVYRPDKYIETSEHGLVLISVTDSDSGRYDCWLGGSLLCSYNITVDAHRCSAPGRSNDYQKIYSDWCHEFERSKIAMKTWERKQAQCSTKQNNSNQKTHPNDIFHSNPVA, encoded by the coding sequence ATGGCTGCCAAATTGTGGAACCTATTGCTGGTCGCTGCATCAGTCCATCTGGTTGGCTCTGTTGAACAGCTGCATCAAGATCTGATCCACGAGTTCTCTTGTGGACACAAATATTACCGCACATTTCATTTGGATGAAAAACGAGAGTCACTTTATGTGGGTGCACTTGACAAAGTGTACAAACTGAACTTGACCAATATAAGTTTGTCAGATTGTGAAAGAGATTCATTGACCCTTGAACCAACCAATATTGCAAATTGTGTTTCGAAAGGGAAGTCAGCAGACTTTGATTGCAAAAACCATATTCGTGTAATTCAGCCAATGGGTGACGGAAGTCGTTTGTATATTTGTGGGACAAATGCTCATAGTCCAAAGGATTGGGTTGTGTATTCAAATTTGACACATCTACAGCGACATGAGTATGTTCCAGGTATTGGTGTAGGTATTGCGAAATGTCCTTTCGATCCTGAAGACAGCTCAACTGCAGTTTGGGTAGAGAATGGGAATCCAGGTGATTTGCCTGGTTTGTACAGTGGTACAAATGCAGAGTTTACTAAGGCAGATACAGTCATTTTTCGCACTGACCTCTATAATCTCACAACTGGTCGACGGGAATATTCTTTCAAACGTACTCTGAAATATGACTCAAAGTGGCTTGATAATCCAAATTTTGTGGGTTCATTTGATGTAGGTGAATACGTGCTTTTCTTTTTTAGAGAGACTGCAGTGGAGTACATAAACTGTGGCAAAAGTGTTTATTCGCGTGTTGCCCGTGTATGCAAGAAGGATGTTGGTGGAAAGAATATTCTCAGCCAAAATTGGGCAACATTTCTTAAAGCACGTCTAAACTGTTCCATTCCAGGGGAATTTCCATTCTATTTTAATGAGATACAAGGTGTTTATAAGATGCCTAACACAGATAAGTTTTTCGGAGTGTTCAGTACTTCGGTAACAGGACTTACTGGCTCAGCTATTTGTTCTTTCACTTTGAAAGACATACAAGAAGTGTTCAGTGGAAAGTTCAAGGAGCAAGCTACTAGCAGCTCAGCCTGGTTGCCTGTTCTACCTAGTAGAGTCCCAGATCCACGTCCAGGAGAATGTGTCAATGATACTGAATTGCTCCCAGATACGGTTCTTAATTTTATACGTTCCCATCCATTAATGGATGGAGCAGTATCTCATGAAGGTGGAAAACCAGTATTTTATAAGAGAGATGTCTTGTTTACGCAGCTAGTAGTGGATAAATTGAAAGTTAACTTGGTGGGTAAGAACATGGAATATATTGTTTACTATGCCGGGACAAGTACTGGCCAGGTATATAAAGTTGTCCAATGGTATGACAGTGGTGGGCTGCCTCAGTCACTACTAGTTGATATTTTTGATGTCACACCACCTGAGCCAATCCAAGCACTACACTTATCTAAGGAATACAAATCTTTGTATGCTGCATCAGATAATATAGTGCGTCAGATAGAACTGGTTATGTGTCATCACCGTTACAGCAATTGCTTGCAGTGTGCTCGGGATCCTTACTGCGGATGGGATAGAGACTCGAACTCATGTAAGTCATACACCCCAGGACTTCTTCAGGATGTTACTAATACAAGTGCAAACTTATGTGAACACAGTGTAATGAAAAAGAAACTGATTGTTACTTGGGGGCAAAGCATACATCTTGGATGTTTCTTAAAAGTACCAGAAGTATTAAGCAGTCAGACAATATCGTGGGTCCATTACACTAAAGACAAAGGCCGTTACCCTATAGTTTATAGGCCAGACAAATACATTGAAACATCAGAGCATGGCTTAGTATTAATATCAGTTACAGATTCAGATTCTGGTCGTTACGATTGCTGGTTAGGTGGTTCTTTGCTTTGTAGCTATAATATAACAGtagatgcccacagatgttcagcaCCTGGGAGATCTAATGATTACCAGAAAATATATTCTGATTGGTGTCATGAATTTGAACGTTCTAAGATAGCAATGAAAACATGGGAAAGAAAGCAGGCACAGTGTagcacaaaacaaaacaacagtAACCAGAAAACACATCCAAATGATATATTTCACAGTAATCCTGTAGCATGA